A stretch of the Rodentibacter haemolyticus genome encodes the following:
- a CDS encoding IclR family transcriptional regulator has protein sequence MAEEKSTGNQSLIRGLRLLDMLSDFPNGCPLAKLAEISGLNKSTVHRLLQGLQREGYVKPASTAGSYRLSIKCLSIGQKILTSMNIINVVSPYLEQLNLTLGETINFSQREDDKAIMIYKLEPTHGMFKTRAYIGQHISLYCSAMGKLYLAYPKKEGYLSYYWQTHQNVIQQLTKNTITQLDEMEVELENIRQNKFAMDKEENEMGVVCIACPIFDSFHQVEYAVSVSMSIYKLKKIGIDFFLNEIKKTALEIPKELGYTGEI, from the coding sequence ATGGCGGAAGAAAAATCAACCGGTAATCAAAGCCTTATCAGAGGACTTCGGTTGTTAGATATGTTAAGTGATTTTCCTAATGGTTGCCCATTAGCGAAATTAGCGGAGATTTCAGGATTGAACAAAAGCACGGTTCATCGTCTTTTACAGGGGCTGCAAAGAGAAGGCTATGTAAAACCTGCTTCCACGGCGGGGAGCTACCGGTTGAGTATAAAATGCCTCAGTATCGGACAAAAAATATTGACTTCAATGAATATTATTAATGTGGTATCCCCTTATTTAGAGCAGCTTAATCTAACTTTAGGCGAAACCATTAATTTTTCTCAAAGAGAAGATGATAAAGCCATTATGATTTATAAGTTAGAGCCTACTCACGGAATGTTTAAAACACGGGCTTACATTGGTCAGCACATATCGCTTTATTGTTCGGCAATGGGAAAACTTTATTTGGCTTATCCTAAAAAAGAAGGCTATCTATCGTACTATTGGCAAACCCACCAAAATGTGATTCAACAACTGACGAAAAATACCATCACCCAATTAGATGAAATGGAAGTAGAACTAGAAAATATTCGGCAAAATAAATTCGCAATGGACAAAGAGGAAAACGAAATGGGCGTAGTCTGTATCGCTTGCCCGATATTTGATTCTTTTCATCAAGTGGAATATGCCGTTTCGGTTTCTATGTCGATTTATAAACTGAAAAAAATCGGTATTGATTTTTTCCTCAATGAAATCAAAAAAACAGCGTTGGAGATACCAAAAGAGTTGGGCTATACGGGTGAGATATAA
- a CDS encoding FGGY-family carbohydrate kinase, whose amino-acid sequence MNYYLGIDCGGTFIKAALFDNSGKLYGIARQNIPVISEQSGYAERDPEMLWQTTAKVVREAIAKSNITSKHIKAVGISAQGKGAFLLDKQNRPLGRAILSSDQRALEIVKKWQVEGVPEQLYPITRQTLWTGHPVSILRWLKENDPQRYASIGSVLMSHDYLRFCLTGQLFCEETNISESNIYNIETEQYDIHLAKLLGIEEIFDKFPPIIKSGEIAGYITKQAAEMTGLTEGTAVVGGLFDVVSTALCADLDDEKKLNIVLGTWSVVSGITDCVDSSQSIPFVYGRYAEKNKFIIHEASPTSSGNLEWFLNRFKHLDYETINQGIEALEPAKSTVLFVPFLYGSNAGLGMQAGFYGLQSYHTEIHLLQAVYEGVLFSLMYHLEKMKHRFPNANILRVTGGPTKSNVWMQMLADLTGMKLEIPSVEETGCLGAALVAMGAIEKSVDKNTILNSGMRSIIPNQNHFNAYQEKYQHYLKFVQALKALI is encoded by the coding sequence ATGAATTATTACTTAGGCATTGATTGCGGCGGAACATTTATCAAAGCCGCATTATTTGATAATAGCGGAAAATTGTATGGCATAGCCCGCCAAAATATTCCCGTTATTAGTGAGCAATCCGGCTATGCTGAACGGGATCCGGAAATGTTATGGCAAACGACCGCAAAAGTTGTCCGAGAAGCTATTGCGAAAAGTAATATCACGTCAAAACACATCAAAGCGGTTGGCATCTCCGCCCAAGGAAAAGGTGCGTTTTTATTAGATAAACAAAATCGTCCTCTGGGACGGGCTATTTTATCTTCTGATCAACGCGCGCTTGAAATCGTCAAAAAATGGCAAGTAGAGGGTGTTCCGGAACAACTTTATCCGATTACCCGACAAACATTATGGACAGGCCATCCCGTTTCAATTCTTCGTTGGCTGAAAGAAAATGATCCTCAACGCTATGCGAGCATCGGTTCGGTTTTAATGTCTCACGACTACTTACGATTTTGCTTAACCGGACAGTTATTTTGCGAAGAAACCAATATTTCTGAATCCAATATCTATAATATTGAAACCGAGCAATATGATATTCATCTTGCAAAATTACTTGGTATTGAGGAGATTTTCGATAAATTTCCACCAATTATAAAATCCGGAGAGATTGCCGGTTATATCACTAAACAAGCGGCGGAAATGACAGGATTAACCGAAGGAACTGCCGTTGTCGGCGGCTTATTTGATGTCGTTTCGACCGCACTTTGTGCCGATTTGGATGATGAAAAAAAATTGAATATCGTACTTGGAACTTGGTCTGTAGTAAGCGGCATTACCGATTGCGTTGATTCAAGCCAATCAATCCCTTTTGTTTATGGTCGTTATGCAGAAAAAAACAAATTTATTATCCACGAAGCCAGCCCTACTTCATCAGGCAATTTAGAATGGTTTTTAAATCGTTTTAAACATTTGGATTACGAGACGATTAATCAGGGTATTGAGGCTTTAGAACCAGCAAAAAGCACTGTCTTGTTTGTTCCTTTTCTTTATGGTTCTAATGCCGGATTGGGTATGCAAGCGGGCTTTTACGGGTTGCAATCTTATCATACGGAAATCCATCTATTGCAGGCGGTTTATGAGGGTGTACTCTTCAGCCTTATGTACCATTTAGAAAAAATGAAACATCGTTTCCCCAACGCAAACATACTTAGGGTTACCGGTGGCCCGACCAAATCTAACGTATGGATGCAAATGTTGGCGGATTTAACCGGTATGAAATTGGAAATTCCATCGGTAGAAGAAACAGGGTGTCTAGGCGCAGCATTAGTTGCAATGGGAGCAATAGAAAAAAGCGTAGATAAAAATACGATTTTAAATTCAGGTATGCGCAGCATTATTCCTAATCAAAACCACTTCAATGCTTACCAAGAGAAATATCAACACTATTTAAAATTTGTTCAGGCTCTCAAAGCATTGATTTAA
- a CDS encoding TRAP transporter large permease subunit produces the protein MIVVIFLSVLLGAIILGIPVAFSLLICGIALMLQLDLFDSQILAQHLISGADSFSLMAIPFFILAGEIMNEGGLSKRIIDLPMKLVGHKRGGLGFVAIIAAMIMASLSGSAVADTAAVAAMLLPMMKTTGYPVDKSAGLIGTAGIIAPIIPPSIPFIVFGVASGVSITKLFLAGIFPGLMMGIALASLWWWQAKRLNLMTFSKATKEELCASFKSSIWALLLPVIIIGGFRSGIFTPTEAGVVAAFYALIISLFVYRELKIKNLYKVILAAGKTTAVVMFLVAAANVTGWLITIAELPQMMTEFLEPLIDNQTLLLVVIMISVFIIGMVMDLTPTVLILTPVLMPLIEEAGIDPVYFGVLFILNTSIGLITPPVGNVLNVITGVSKLPFDQAAKGILPYMGMMLILLGLFILFPSLILVPLKWML, from the coding sequence ATGATCGTTGTTATTTTCCTCTCTGTCTTGCTTGGTGCCATCATCTTAGGTATTCCGGTGGCATTTTCACTGTTAATTTGCGGTATTGCGTTAATGCTGCAACTTGATTTATTTGACTCTCAGATTTTAGCGCAACATTTAATTAGTGGTGCCGATAGCTTTTCACTGATGGCGATCCCTTTCTTTATTCTTGCCGGCGAAATTATGAATGAAGGCGGATTGTCGAAACGTATTATCGACTTACCGATGAAACTGGTAGGTCATAAACGTGGCGGTTTAGGCTTTGTTGCGATTATCGCAGCAATGATTATGGCAAGCCTTTCCGGCTCGGCTGTCGCAGACACGGCTGCGGTTGCGGCAATGTTATTACCGATGATGAAAACCACCGGTTATCCCGTTGATAAATCCGCCGGTTTAATTGGAACGGCGGGCATTATCGCCCCGATTATTCCTCCCTCTATTCCCTTTATCGTATTTGGCGTAGCAAGTGGCGTATCTATTACAAAACTTTTCTTAGCCGGTATTTTTCCCGGTTTGATGATGGGGATCGCATTAGCTTCACTTTGGTGGTGGCAAGCGAAACGCTTAAATTTAATGACATTCTCAAAAGCAACCAAAGAAGAGCTATGTGCTTCTTTTAAAAGCAGTATTTGGGCATTACTGTTGCCGGTGATTATCATCGGCGGATTCCGTTCCGGCATATTCACGCCAACGGAAGCCGGTGTCGTGGCGGCATTTTACGCCTTGATCATTTCATTGTTTGTTTATCGCGAACTTAAAATCAAAAACCTATATAAAGTGATTCTTGCCGCAGGTAAAACAACCGCAGTTGTGATGTTTTTAGTGGCAGCGGCTAATGTAACCGGTTGGTTGATTACCATTGCGGAATTACCGCAAATGATGACGGAATTTTTAGAACCGTTAATTGACAATCAAACCTTATTGTTAGTGGTGATTATGATTTCGGTGTTTATTATCGGTATGGTGATGGATTTAACGCCAACCGTGCTAATTCTGACTCCGGTATTAATGCCGTTAATTGAAGAAGCAGGTATCGATCCGGTTTATTTCGGCGTGTTATTTATTCTAAACACCTCAATCGGTTTAATTACGCCGCCGGTGGGGAATGTATTAAATGTGATTACCGGTGTTTCAAAACTCCCCTTTGATCAAGCAGCAAAAGGCATTCTTCCTTATATGGGTATGATGCTTATCCTGCTTGGTTTGTTCATTCTCTTTCCATCACTAATTTTGGTTCCACTTAAATGGATGTTGTAA
- the htpG gene encoding molecular chaperone HtpG — MSKNQETRGFQSEVKQLLQLMIHSLYSNKEIFLRELISNASDAADKLRFKALSNPALYENDGELRVRISFDSEKGTITISDNGIGMTREQVIDHLGTIAKSGTKEFLTALGQDQAKDSQLIGQFGVGFYSAFIVADKVTVKTRAAGETADNAVIWESAGEGDYSVADIEKKSRGTDVILHLREDEKEFLNEWRLREIIGKYSDHIGLPVEMLTKEYDDEGKESGEKWEKINKSEALWTRSKNDISDEEYKEFYKHLSHDFADPLLWAHNKVEGNQEYTSLLYVPSKAPWDLFNRDHKHGLKLYVQRVFIMDDAEQFMPNYLRFMRGLIDSNDLPLNVSREILQDNKVTAALRKALTKRSLQMLEKLAKDDAEKYQQFWKEFGLVLKEGPAEDFGNKEAIAKLLRFASTHNDSSEQTVSLEDYVSRMKDGQKAIYYITADSYVAAKNSPHLELFNKKDIEVLLLSDRIDEWMLSYLTEFDGKALQSITKANLDLGDLADKESEAQKEQDEAFGSFIERVKTLLGDRVKEVRLTHNLTDTPAVVSTDNDQMTTQMAKLFAAAGQPVPEVKYTFELNPEHHLVKKVADIADEAQFADWIELLLEQSMLAERGSLENPAAFIKRINKLLG; from the coding sequence ATGTCAAAAAATCAAGAAACCCGTGGCTTTCAGTCCGAAGTGAAACAACTTCTTCAACTAATGATTCATTCTTTATATTCCAATAAAGAAATTTTCTTGCGTGAGCTGATCTCTAATGCCTCTGATGCGGCGGATAAACTTCGTTTTAAAGCGTTGTCTAATCCGGCGCTTTATGAAAATGACGGCGAATTACGTGTACGTATCAGTTTTGATAGTGAAAAAGGGACGATTACTATCAGCGATAACGGTATTGGTATGACTCGTGAGCAGGTTATCGATCACTTGGGGACTATCGCAAAATCGGGAACGAAAGAATTTTTGACCGCACTTGGACAAGATCAAGCTAAAGATAGCCAGCTTATCGGTCAATTCGGTGTCGGTTTTTATTCCGCTTTTATTGTGGCGGATAAAGTTACCGTAAAAACCCGAGCGGCAGGAGAAACAGCGGATAACGCCGTGATTTGGGAGTCTGCAGGAGAAGGGGATTACTCGGTCGCGGATATTGAGAAAAAATCTCGTGGTACGGATGTGATTTTGCATTTACGTGAAGATGAAAAAGAATTTTTAAACGAATGGCGTTTACGTGAGATTATCGGTAAATATTCCGATCATATCGGGCTTCCTGTGGAAATGCTCACGAAGGAATATGATGATGAAGGGAAAGAAAGCGGTGAAAAATGGGAAAAAATCAATAAATCCGAAGCCCTTTGGACACGTAGTAAAAACGATATTTCCGATGAAGAATACAAAGAATTTTACAAACATTTAAGCCACGATTTTGCGGATCCTTTACTATGGGCACACAACAAAGTAGAGGGTAATCAAGAATATACCAGCCTGCTTTATGTGCCGAGCAAAGCACCTTGGGATTTATTCAATCGCGATCATAAACACGGCTTAAAACTTTATGTTCAACGTGTCTTTATTATGGATGATGCGGAACAATTTATGCCGAATTATTTACGTTTTATGCGCGGATTGATTGATAGTAATGATTTGCCGTTAAACGTATCGCGTGAAATTTTGCAAGATAATAAGGTGACTGCAGCATTACGTAAAGCCTTAACGAAACGTTCTTTACAAATGCTCGAAAAACTGGCAAAAGACGATGCGGAAAAATACCAACAATTTTGGAAAGAGTTCGGTTTAGTGTTAAAAGAAGGCCCGGCCGAAGATTTCGGAAATAAAGAAGCAATTGCCAAATTATTACGCTTTGCCTCAACCCACAACGACAGCAGTGAGCAAACCGTTTCTTTGGAAGATTATGTTTCTCGTATGAAAGATGGGCAAAAAGCGATTTATTACATTACTGCCGATAGTTATGTTGCTGCGAAAAATAGCCCTCATTTGGAATTGTTTAATAAAAAAGACATTGAAGTGCTGCTATTATCAGACCGTATTGATGAATGGATGTTAAGCTATTTAACCGAATTTGACGGCAAAGCATTACAAAGTATCACGAAAGCGAATTTGGACTTAGGGGATTTGGCGGATAAAGAATCCGAAGCCCAAAAAGAACAAGACGAGGCCTTTGGTAGCTTTATCGAACGTGTGAAAACTTTGTTGGGCGATCGTGTAAAAGAGGTGCGTTTAACCCATAATTTGACCGATACACCGGCAGTGGTTTCTACGGATAATGATCAGATGACTACTCAAATGGCAAAACTTTTCGCTGCCGCAGGTCAACCTGTACCGGAAGTGAAATACACCTTTGAACTCAACCCTGAACATCACCTAGTGAAAAAAGTGGCGGACATTGCGGATGAAGCACAATTTGCCGATTGGATCGAATTGTTGCTTGAGCAATCGATGCTTGCGGAACGTGGTTCTTTAGAAAATCCGGCAGCCTTTATTAAGCGTATTAATAAGTTATTAGGCTAA
- the dapE gene encoding succinyl-diaminopimelate desuccinylase, which yields MKENIISLAQDLIRRPSISPNDEGCQQLIAHRLETVGFQIEWMPFNDTLNLWAKHGNGEPVIAFAGHTDVVPIGDESQWTYPPFDAKIVDDMLYGRGAADMKGSLAAMVVAVEEYVKANPHHQGTIALLITSDEEASAKDGTQRVVDALMARGEKIDYCLVGEPSSSKTLGDVVKNGRRGSITGNLYIEGVQGHVAYPHLAENPVHKSLEFLTVLTRYQWDQGNEFFPPTGLQIANIKAGTGSNNVIPGELYVQFNLRYSTELTDEMIKQNVVQILERHGLKYRLEWWLSGKPFLTKPGKLLSAVTQAIEQIAHIRPKPDTGGGTSDGRFIALMGAEVVEFGPLNATIHKVNECVSLEDLGKCGQIYHQMLINLLDK from the coding sequence ATGAAAGAAAACATCATTTCTTTAGCGCAAGATTTAATTCGCCGTCCATCAATTAGCCCGAATGATGAAGGTTGTCAGCAATTAATTGCGCATCGTTTGGAAACGGTCGGTTTTCAGATCGAATGGATGCCTTTTAATGACACGCTAAATTTATGGGCGAAACACGGGAATGGTGAACCTGTTATTGCTTTTGCCGGGCATACGGACGTTGTGCCGATAGGTGATGAAAGCCAATGGACGTATCCACCGTTTGATGCCAAGATTGTTGATGATATGCTTTATGGACGTGGCGCGGCAGATATGAAAGGCTCCCTTGCTGCAATGGTTGTCGCTGTGGAAGAATATGTAAAAGCCAATCCCCATCACCAAGGCACGATTGCGTTATTGATCACGTCTGATGAAGAAGCCAGTGCAAAAGATGGCACACAACGAGTGGTGGATGCCTTAATGGCGCGTGGAGAAAAGATCGATTATTGTCTTGTGGGTGAACCTTCAAGCTCAAAAACGTTAGGTGATGTGGTAAAAAACGGTCGCCGTGGTTCGATTACCGGCAATCTGTATATTGAAGGCGTACAAGGCCACGTTGCTTATCCGCATTTAGCGGAAAATCCGGTGCATAAATCTCTTGAATTTTTGACCGTACTTACTCGTTATCAATGGGATCAAGGCAACGAATTTTTCCCGCCGACGGGCTTACAAATCGCTAATATAAAAGCAGGAACGGGCAGTAATAATGTGATCCCGGGAGAACTTTACGTGCAGTTTAATTTGCGTTATAGCACAGAGCTAACCGATGAAATGATTAAGCAAAACGTGGTGCAAATACTTGAACGGCACGGCTTAAAATATCGTCTTGAATGGTGGCTTTCCGGCAAACCGTTTTTAACCAAACCGGGAAAATTACTTAGTGCCGTTACTCAAGCTATTGAGCAAATCGCTCATATTCGCCCAAAACCGGATACCGGCGGCGGAACTTCCGATGGCCGTTTTATTGCCCTAATGGGCGCGGAAGTGGTGGAATTTGGTCCGCTGAATGCCACGATTCATAAGGTGAATGAATGTGTCAGTTTGGAGGATTTAGGAAAGTGCGGTCAGATTTATCACCAAATGTTAATCAATTTATTGGACAAATAA
- a CDS encoding ArsC family reductase translates to MITVYGIKNCDTVKKALKWLEQHNIEHKLHDYRVDGLEETFLQQAEAQFGWENLVNKRSTTWRNLDEEIKKTLSKSTALSVLLENPTLIKRPVILQEGKALIGFNEKEYQVAFA, encoded by the coding sequence ATGATTACCGTTTACGGCATTAAAAATTGTGATACTGTGAAAAAAGCCTTGAAGTGGCTTGAACAGCACAATATTGAACATAAACTTCACGATTATCGTGTGGACGGTTTGGAAGAAACGTTTTTACAACAAGCGGAAGCACAATTCGGTTGGGAAAATTTAGTCAATAAACGTAGCACTACCTGGCGAAATTTAGACGAAGAAATTAAAAAAACATTATCAAAATCGACCGCACTTTCGGTACTTTTAGAAAATCCAACCTTAATCAAACGCCCAGTTATTTTGCAAGAAGGGAAAGCCTTGATTGGTTTTAATGAAAAAGAATATCAAGTCGCTTTTGCATAA
- the yiaK gene encoding 3-dehydro-L-gulonate 2-dehydrogenase, protein MKVSYNDLKAEFKRVLLARNVREDIAEECATVFADTTQAGAYSHGVNRFPRFIQQLENGDIVPEAQPTKVLSLGAIEQWDAHQAIGNLTAKKMMDRAIELASQNGIGVVALRNANHWMRGGSYGWQAAEKGYIGICWTNALAVMPPWGAKECRIGTNPLIIAVPTTPITMVDMSCSMYSYGMLEVHRLQGRQTFVDAGFDDEGKPTRDPATVEKNRRLMPMGFWKGSGLSIVLDMIATLLSNGESTVAVTEDKDDEYCVSQVFIAIEVDRLIDGKTKDEKLNRIMEYVKTAERADPNVEVRLPGHEFTQILADNKANGIPVDDTVWAKLKSL, encoded by the coding sequence ATGAAAGTGTCTTATAACGATTTAAAAGCTGAGTTCAAACGGGTTTTACTTGCTCGTAACGTACGTGAAGATATTGCCGAAGAATGCGCCACCGTATTTGCCGATACCACACAGGCAGGTGCCTATTCTCACGGCGTAAACCGCTTTCCGCGCTTTATTCAGCAACTGGAAAACGGCGATATTGTGCCTGAAGCACAACCGACTAAGGTCCTTTCATTAGGCGCAATCGAACAATGGGACGCACACCAAGCCATAGGAAATTTAACCGCGAAGAAAATGATGGATCGGGCGATTGAACTCGCCTCTCAAAATGGAATCGGTGTTGTGGCATTACGCAATGCCAACCATTGGATGCGTGGTGGATCTTACGGTTGGCAAGCGGCGGAAAAAGGTTATATCGGTATTTGTTGGACAAATGCCCTTGCAGTCATGCCGCCTTGGGGGGCGAAAGAATGCCGTATCGGAACCAACCCGTTAATTATTGCCGTACCAACCACCCCAATTACTATGGTGGATATGTCCTGTTCAATGTATTCCTATGGAATGTTGGAAGTACATCGTCTGCAAGGTCGCCAAACTTTTGTCGATGCCGGCTTTGATGACGAAGGAAAGCCAACCCGTGATCCGGCAACCGTAGAAAAAAACCGCCGTTTAATGCCAATGGGTTTTTGGAAAGGATCAGGTTTATCCATTGTATTGGATATGATCGCCACCCTCCTTTCTAACGGCGAATCTACCGTTGCCGTTACGGAAGACAAAGATGACGAATACTGCGTTTCTCAAGTCTTCATTGCCATTGAAGTTGATCGTTTAATTGACGGTAAAACCAAAGATGAAAAACTCAATCGCATTATGGAATATGTGAAAACGGCTGAACGAGCGGATCCGAACGTAGAAGTGCGTTTACCGGGTCACGAATTTACTCAAATTCTTGCCGATAACAAAGCCAATGGCATTCCGGTGGATGATACCGTTTGGGCAAAACTCAAATCACTTTAA
- a CDS encoding YhcH/YjgK/YiaL family protein translates to MIFGHISHIIANRYPKTIFAALDYLKRTDFNRMEAGRYPFKGKSYVQILDLKTLPEEVSLPEVHRQYIDVQYWHSGTERMAVATDLGHHQIAEPYDATRDILFYKAVKNEQELICSTGNFAVFFPEDVHRSACKQNEISTIRKVVIKVALDDLEEE, encoded by the coding sequence ATGATTTTCGGTCATATTTCTCATATCATCGCCAATCGCTACCCAAAAACAATTTTCGCCGCTTTAGATTATCTGAAGCGGACGGATTTTAACCGAATGGAAGCCGGTCGCTACCCGTTCAAAGGTAAATCCTATGTTCAGATTCTTGATCTAAAAACGCTTCCCGAAGAGGTATCGCTCCCTGAAGTACATCGTCAATATATCGATGTGCAATACTGGCATTCAGGGACAGAAAGAATGGCTGTTGCAACGGATTTAGGTCATCATCAAATTGCCGAGCCTTACGACGCAACGCGCGATATTCTATTTTATAAGGCTGTCAAAAATGAGCAGGAACTGATATGCAGTACAGGCAATTTTGCCGTATTTTTCCCGGAAGATGTACATCGTAGTGCCTGTAAGCAAAATGAAATTTCTACGATTCGTAAAGTGGTTATCAAAGTGGCGCTTGATGACTTGGAGGAAGAATGA
- a CDS encoding TRAP transporter small permease, producing the protein MKRFAQFVGKILEMFVVFILSVMAILVFLNVVLRYGFNSSINMTEEVSRYMFVWLTFLAAVLAFGDNQHVNVTILTDKLSQNGRNLLGIFTDSLMLYCCYLIIDGSWILFQLNLTNLAPISGLPQGITYFAGVTAGGLIGILLIARVVSRITFLTKGEKA; encoded by the coding sequence ATGAAACGTTTTGCGCAATTTGTTGGAAAAATACTGGAGATGTTCGTCGTTTTCATTTTATCCGTGATGGCAATTTTAGTTTTTCTGAATGTTGTATTGCGATATGGTTTTAACAGTAGCATTAATATGACGGAAGAAGTTTCCCGTTATATGTTCGTATGGCTTACTTTCTTAGCGGCGGTATTGGCATTCGGCGATAATCAGCACGTCAACGTTACCATTTTAACGGATAAGCTATCTCAAAACGGGCGTAATCTATTAGGTATCTTTACCGATAGCCTAATGCTCTATTGCTGCTATTTAATCATTGACGGAAGCTGGATTCTGTTCCAATTAAACCTCACCAATTTGGCACCGATCTCAGGTTTACCACAGGGCATTACCTACTTCGCCGGGGTTACTGCAGGCGGTTTAATCGGCATATTGTTAATTGCCCGTGTTGTATCAAGAATCACCTTTTTAACAAAGGGAGAGAAAGCATGA
- a CDS encoding TRAP transporter substrate-binding protein, producing the protein MKRFKMKFLTALIAGMAIFNASAASAEISLRFGYEAPRSDTQHIAAKKFNELLAEKTKSEVKLKLFPDSTLGNAQTMIAGVRGGTIDLEMSGSPNFTGLVQSLNVIDIPFIFKDREHVYKVLDGEIGQGLLKSLEEKGLKGLAFWDVGFRAFSNSKHTMTKPEDVKGLKVRTNQNPMYIEAFSLLGANPVPMPLAELYTALETRAVDAQEHPIGIFWSSKLYEVQKYLTLSNHGYTPLIVVMNKAKFDSLSPTLQQAILDAAKEAGKFQRDLNVKNEQEIIAKLRKEGVEVTETIDPAPFKALIEEKVRKSYIEKHGDTLVHKIDELAK; encoded by the coding sequence ATGAAACGTTTTAAAATGAAATTCTTAACCGCTTTAATTGCCGGTATGGCGATATTTAACGCATCAGCCGCTTCTGCAGAAATCAGTTTACGATTTGGTTATGAAGCACCTCGCAGTGATACTCAACATATCGCCGCCAAAAAATTTAATGAATTGTTAGCGGAGAAAACAAAATCTGAAGTAAAACTCAAACTCTTTCCGGATAGCACTCTGGGCAACGCACAAACAATGATTGCCGGCGTTCGCGGTGGTACGATTGATCTTGAAATGTCGGGTTCGCCTAATTTCACCGGATTGGTGCAATCGCTTAACGTGATTGACATTCCTTTTATCTTTAAAGATCGCGAACACGTTTATAAAGTATTAGACGGCGAAATCGGACAAGGCTTACTAAAATCTCTAGAAGAGAAAGGGCTTAAAGGATTAGCCTTTTGGGATGTCGGATTCCGAGCCTTCTCTAACTCTAAACATACGATGACAAAACCGGAAGATGTGAAAGGACTAAAAGTCCGAACCAACCAAAATCCAATGTATATCGAGGCTTTCTCTCTTTTAGGTGCGAACCCTGTGCCAATGCCATTGGCAGAACTTTACACCGCATTAGAAACACGAGCAGTTGATGCACAAGAACATCCGATCGGTATTTTTTGGTCTTCAAAATTATATGAGGTGCAAAAATATCTAACGCTAAGTAATCACGGTTATACCCCGTTAATTGTTGTGATGAATAAAGCAAAATTTGATTCGCTTTCCCCTACGCTTCAGCAAGCTATTTTAGATGCCGCCAAAGAAGCCGGGAAATTTCAACGGGATCTCAACGTAAAAAACGAGCAAGAAATTATTGCCAAGTTACGTAAAGAAGGCGTTGAAGTAACGGAAACCATTGATCCTGCTCCATTTAAGGCACTCATTGAAGAAAAAGTACGTAAGTCTTATATCGAAAAACATGGCGATACATTAGTCCATAAAATTGATGAATTAGCCAAATAA
- a CDS encoding SprT family zinc-dependent metalloprotease translates to MLSSQTQFRHLKMQVQRKLVESLRLAEEYFSRKFPMPVVSYDLRGVKAGVAYLQKNEVKFNRTLLLENSDEFIRQVVPHELAHLIVYQMFGRVKPHGAEWKALMNQVFHLPADICHQFDVQNVQGKTFEYRCLCQTHLLTTRRHHRILKEKAEYLCRKCKGKLRFVEDT, encoded by the coding sequence ATGCTTTCATCACAAACACAGTTTCGACATTTAAAAATGCAAGTTCAGCGTAAACTTGTGGAATCGTTGCGCCTTGCGGAAGAATATTTTAGCCGCAAATTCCCGATGCCTGTGGTGAGTTATGATTTACGCGGTGTGAAAGCGGGTGTTGCCTATCTACAAAAAAATGAAGTTAAATTTAACCGCACTTTATTGTTAGAAAATTCGGATGAATTTATTCGGCAGGTTGTACCGCACGAACTCGCACATTTGATTGTGTATCAGATGTTCGGACGGGTGAAACCGCACGGGGCAGAGTGGAAAGCGCTAATGAATCAGGTGTTCCATTTACCGGCGGATATTTGCCATCAATTTGATGTGCAAAATGTGCAAGGAAAAACCTTTGAATATCGTTGTCTTTGCCAAACCCATTTGTTGACTACTCGCCGTCATCATCGCATTTTAAAGGAAAAAGCCGAATATTTATGCCGAAAATGTAAAGGAAAACTGAGGTTTGTGGAGGATACTTAA